The following proteins come from a genomic window of Pelagicoccus albus:
- the recC gene encoding exodeoxyribonuclease V subunit gamma, translating to MPDPQLTLHTSNRVENLAKRLVEVSRREPLSRLLSQETVMTLNPGIARWLQFQIAQQAGVSFGWDFPLPGKLFSRVLSGFEPYFDSSGAFPEDLARWHLLEILQQLEDQPRFRDILRYCSADQGARRYSFANQMVRMYDEYLVYRPEEIISWEDKPDESRFDWQAELWRRLIRRLYPKTAQPRHIARLWSDLRHGRILELACEPARWPERLMVFGVSSLAPLYLDLLHQLSQYRPVHIFLLQPSDLYWADLKTRKQMGKIARQAARKSGRKLTNDPEDWLYETGNPLLPGFGKQGQMFLDQLIDKNPLQDDSGFVPPAEIQSQLACLQTDLFAIQDRDVEKGSAPFPSYDGTIQLHSCSSRRREIETIWDLIVKRLDDDAQLKTSDILVMAPDIQVYRSHIEAVFKSKRGTDLEIPYSIADNIAGRRPGVMSGLLAILQSVSSRASSADVMSLVESPLLREVFQFSDRDLESIEFWIRELGITWGWDSQHRSQHDGFATDRNTWKEMRSRLIAGAFFADDTKSPSGFLAFSEIESGLADTAGRFVECLELLKDLRRNYSQTQSIRSWQDLFAGLIDRLQCDREEWQRDYQKAKELVVETLPDLDNAFATGAEACRALADKFDSSVSSGGYLNGGVTFCSLKPMRAIPADTVCLVGMNRLDFPRANRRPHFDLLAKEARIGDRNTRDEDRQFFLETILSVRSHLFLTYQGIASNSDSEKAPSTVVEELMAYLEKGMDPADYQKITSIQRRQSFDASYFEADETQTYDPDRAALRNRFASLLNKAAPLKSDPEREESPVDEVLEVSTLAQFFADPLKAFASTVAQLKFITSSDALSEADELLPDGLDRYKLRTLLAERLKLGESISEIDFEALAQSKTLPVGYLAQPTFAAEIENASEVAEIAGTSEMETRFIESRIGDIAVAGESTVRLMDGNALQISVGELKAKRVIYAWIQHLFTSAFDTRFSGETYLLTLHDKQKHLRFKKVENARELLAELVDLYRQGMQGPLPFIPEISEAAAKEWNKSSNSESEEAFAEALDKANTLIQDAVTPSEFSKRYTWSPYDRACLGDDYLPDERFVDHAVSIWSKVHAAVGSLDINELKGAAE from the coding sequence ATGCCGGATCCCCAACTCACGCTTCACACCTCCAATCGGGTTGAAAACCTAGCCAAGCGCTTGGTTGAAGTGTCGCGTCGAGAACCACTCTCGCGGTTGCTTTCCCAAGAGACGGTGATGACTCTCAATCCGGGAATCGCTCGCTGGCTGCAGTTCCAAATCGCCCAGCAGGCGGGAGTTTCCTTTGGCTGGGATTTTCCGCTGCCAGGGAAACTTTTCTCCCGAGTCCTAAGCGGATTTGAGCCATATTTCGACAGTAGCGGTGCCTTTCCCGAAGACCTTGCCCGCTGGCATCTGCTGGAGATTTTGCAACAGCTCGAGGATCAACCGCGATTTCGGGATATCTTGAGGTATTGCTCCGCCGATCAAGGGGCTCGCCGCTACTCGTTTGCCAACCAAATGGTTCGCATGTACGACGAGTATCTTGTTTACCGCCCGGAAGAAATAATCTCTTGGGAAGACAAGCCGGATGAGTCTAGATTCGACTGGCAAGCGGAGCTCTGGCGCAGACTGATTCGACGTTTGTATCCCAAGACGGCTCAGCCACGCCACATCGCTCGGCTTTGGTCGGATTTGCGGCATGGACGTATTTTGGAGCTGGCCTGCGAGCCGGCTCGTTGGCCCGAGCGTCTGATGGTGTTTGGGGTGTCGTCGCTAGCCCCACTTTATCTGGATCTACTGCATCAGCTTTCCCAATACCGGCCGGTCCATATCTTTCTGCTGCAACCTTCCGACTTGTATTGGGCGGATCTCAAAACCCGCAAACAAATGGGCAAGATCGCCCGTCAAGCGGCTCGTAAAAGTGGCAGGAAGCTGACCAACGATCCGGAGGATTGGCTCTACGAAACAGGAAATCCTTTGCTTCCCGGCTTCGGCAAGCAGGGTCAAATGTTCTTGGATCAGCTGATCGACAAAAATCCCTTGCAGGATGATTCAGGATTTGTTCCTCCAGCCGAAATCCAAAGCCAACTCGCGTGCCTGCAGACTGATCTGTTCGCTATCCAAGATCGCGACGTCGAGAAAGGTTCGGCACCCTTCCCTTCTTATGATGGGACGATTCAGTTGCATTCCTGCTCCAGTCGTCGCCGCGAGATCGAGACAATCTGGGATTTGATAGTCAAACGCTTGGACGATGATGCGCAGCTCAAAACGAGTGATATCCTTGTCATGGCTCCAGACATACAAGTTTATCGCTCGCATATCGAAGCAGTATTTAAATCGAAACGAGGAACGGATCTAGAGATTCCGTATTCCATCGCGGACAATATTGCTGGGCGTCGGCCGGGCGTGATGAGCGGTCTCCTTGCCATACTCCAATCCGTCTCTTCTCGAGCTAGTTCCGCAGACGTCATGTCCCTTGTCGAATCACCGCTCTTGCGTGAGGTTTTTCAGTTCAGCGATCGGGATTTGGAAAGCATCGAGTTCTGGATACGCGAATTGGGCATCACGTGGGGCTGGGATAGCCAGCATCGCTCACAACACGATGGTTTTGCAACCGATCGCAACACGTGGAAGGAAATGCGTTCTCGCCTCATCGCGGGAGCTTTCTTTGCCGACGATACGAAATCGCCTAGCGGGTTTCTTGCCTTTTCCGAGATCGAGAGTGGCTTGGCGGATACGGCGGGACGTTTTGTAGAATGCCTAGAACTACTGAAGGATCTTCGGCGAAATTACAGCCAAACTCAGTCAATCCGTAGCTGGCAAGACCTGTTCGCAGGTTTGATCGATAGATTACAGTGCGATCGTGAAGAATGGCAGCGAGACTACCAAAAAGCGAAGGAACTGGTGGTAGAGACACTGCCAGACCTAGATAACGCTTTCGCCACAGGAGCGGAAGCCTGTCGTGCCCTAGCGGACAAGTTTGATTCCAGCGTTTCTTCCGGTGGTTACTTAAATGGAGGAGTGACGTTTTGCTCGCTAAAGCCAATGCGAGCGATTCCAGCAGACACCGTTTGCCTTGTTGGAATGAACCGACTCGATTTTCCACGAGCTAATCGGCGTCCCCATTTCGACCTGCTCGCGAAAGAGGCCCGTATCGGTGATCGTAATACGAGAGACGAGGATCGTCAGTTTTTTCTCGAAACGATCCTTTCCGTACGAAGCCATCTGTTCCTTACCTATCAGGGGATTGCATCGAATAGCGACAGCGAGAAGGCACCGTCTACTGTGGTGGAAGAACTGATGGCCTATCTGGAAAAAGGGATGGATCCTGCGGATTACCAAAAGATCACCTCGATACAAAGACGTCAGTCTTTCGATGCCTCCTATTTTGAAGCGGATGAGACGCAAACCTACGACCCGGACCGAGCTGCCCTACGGAATCGGTTTGCCTCTCTTTTAAACAAAGCTGCTCCCCTCAAAAGTGATCCTGAACGGGAGGAGTCTCCTGTTGATGAGGTTCTGGAGGTATCCACGCTGGCCCAATTTTTCGCAGACCCGCTCAAAGCGTTTGCCTCGACGGTAGCCCAATTGAAATTCATCACGAGTTCCGACGCCTTATCGGAAGCGGACGAGCTATTGCCGGACGGTTTGGATCGCTACAAGTTGCGCACCTTGTTGGCAGAGAGGTTAAAATTAGGGGAATCGATTTCGGAGATTGATTTCGAAGCGCTCGCCCAAAGCAAAACACTGCCTGTGGGCTACCTCGCCCAGCCCACCTTCGCCGCGGAGATCGAGAACGCGAGCGAGGTCGCTGAAATTGCAGGTACGAGCGAAATGGAAACTCGTTTCATCGAGTCGAGAATTGGCGATATAGCCGTTGCTGGTGAATCCACGGTAAGGCTTATGGATGGCAACGCCTTGCAGATCTCAGTTGGAGAGTTGAAAGCAAAACGTGTCATTTATGCCTGGATACAGCATCTTTTCACCTCCGCCTTTGACACTCGTTTTTCCGGAGAAACCTATTTGTTGACCCTGCACGATAAACAAAAGCATCTCCGCTTCAAGAAAGTTGAAAACGCTCGCGAGCTTTTGGCCGAGCTCGTCGATCTTTACCGGCAAGGGATGCAAGGACCTTTGCCGTTTATTCCCGAGATCTCGGAAGCTGCGGCCAAGGAATGGAACAAGTCTTCGAACTCCGAAAGCGAGGAAGCATTCGCGGAGGCTCTTGATAAAGCAAATACGTTAATCCAAGATGCTGTCACGCCGAGCGAATTTTCCAAACGCTACACCTGGAGCCCCTACGATCGGGCTTGTCTAGGGGATGACTATCTCCCGGATGAGCGTTTCGTGGACCACGCGGTTTCCATCTGGTCAAAGGTCCATGCTGCTGTTGGAAGCCTTGATATCAACGAGCTGAAAGGAGCTGCCGAGTGA
- a CDS encoding peptidylprolyl isomerase, whose amino-acid sequence MCSIRTSNLYLIISAGLLLAALSGCAKKETQYHATIRTNMGEIVVRLFETDAPKTVKNFMDLADGTRFLKDGESVAQAKPFYDGLIFHRVIPDFMIQGGDPLGTGMGGPGYTFEDETYTPGLPMNGVIETEERAKYVFQNVVAPHLREYRGESPIEFIADLYSKMEEARGYEPMFEIQVQEVLDALEYQEPLLDKGELLNHVDYGTLCMANSGPNTNGSQFFIVTNKEGTPWLDGKHTVFGKVISGMEVAEAISKVETDPNDKPLEDVIIESIRVAPVEVEVEKRSSTE is encoded by the coding sequence ATGTGCTCAATACGTACATCAAATCTCTATCTCATCATCTCAGCCGGACTCCTCCTTGCTGCTCTCAGTGGCTGTGCAAAAAAGGAGACCCAATACCACGCCACCATCCGCACTAACATGGGCGAGATCGTGGTTCGGCTATTCGAGACTGATGCTCCCAAAACGGTGAAAAACTTCATGGATCTCGCGGACGGGACCCGATTTCTGAAAGATGGCGAGAGCGTCGCACAAGCAAAGCCTTTCTACGACGGCTTGATTTTTCACCGGGTCATACCTGATTTTATGATTCAAGGAGGCGATCCGCTGGGCACAGGAATGGGTGGACCTGGCTATACATTCGAAGACGAAACGTACACGCCCGGACTGCCCATGAACGGAGTGATCGAAACCGAAGAAAGGGCAAAATACGTCTTCCAGAACGTAGTCGCTCCTCACCTACGTGAATATCGCGGCGAGAGCCCCATCGAATTCATAGCAGATCTGTACTCCAAAATGGAGGAAGCCAGAGGCTACGAACCAATGTTCGAAATCCAAGTACAGGAAGTTCTCGACGCCTTGGAATACCAAGAACCTTTGCTTGATAAGGGCGAGCTTCTCAACCACGTCGACTACGGAACTCTCTGCATGGCCAATTCTGGTCCCAATACCAACGGATCCCAGTTCTTTATCGTAACGAACAAAGAAGGAACGCCTTGGCTCGACGGAAAGCATACCGTATTCGGTAAAGTGATATCCGGAATGGAGGTAGCGGAAGCGATTTCGAAGGTCGAAACGGACCCGAACGATAAACCACTCGAAGATGTGATTATCGAGTCGATACGCGTCGCACCGGTAGAGGTGGAAGTTGAGAAACGGTCGTCGACTGAATAA
- a CDS encoding SDR family NAD(P)-dependent oxidoreductase: MYQIDLTGKVALVTGCKRGIGKAMAIGLAKAGADIIGVSSSLKAAGSEVGDEITALGKKFSAYSCDFSDRDSLRAFIKQVTSDHPVIDILINNAGTILRAPAAEHSDEYWDKVIEINLNAQFVLTRDLGKLMVERGSGKIVFVVSLLKYQGGVNVPGYAASKGGVGQLTMAFANEWAGKGVNVNAIAPGYIDTDNTEALRNDPERSKSILSRIPAGRWGQPEDFVGPTVFLCSEGAAYMHGSTMLVDGGWMGR; encoded by the coding sequence ATGTATCAAATTGATCTAACAGGAAAAGTCGCCTTGGTCACAGGCTGCAAACGCGGCATCGGAAAAGCGATGGCTATCGGGCTCGCGAAGGCAGGAGCAGACATCATCGGCGTCAGTTCCAGCCTGAAAGCGGCAGGGAGCGAAGTTGGAGACGAGATTACGGCCCTTGGGAAAAAATTCTCAGCATACTCCTGCGATTTTTCGGATCGCGACTCATTGCGGGCTTTCATCAAACAAGTCACCAGCGACCATCCCGTGATCGATATTCTGATCAACAATGCGGGAACTATTTTGCGGGCACCCGCGGCCGAACATTCCGACGAATACTGGGACAAAGTCATCGAGATCAACCTCAACGCCCAATTCGTCCTGACCCGTGATCTTGGAAAGCTCATGGTCGAACGCGGCTCCGGCAAGATCGTATTCGTCGTTTCGCTGCTTAAATACCAAGGCGGCGTCAACGTGCCAGGATACGCGGCTAGCAAGGGCGGCGTTGGTCAATTGACGATGGCTTTTGCAAACGAATGGGCCGGCAAGGGCGTCAACGTAAATGCCATCGCTCCAGGCTACATCGACACGGACAATACGGAAGCCTTACGAAACGATCCAGAACGGAGCAAAAGCATCTTGAGCCGCATCCCAGCGGGTCGCTGGGGCCAGCCAGAAGATTTTGTCGGCCCCACGGTTTTCCTTTGTTCAGAAGGAGCGGCCTACATGCACGGTTCGACTATGCTTGTAGACGGCGGATGGATGGGACGCTGA
- a CDS encoding DMT family transporter: MKPLPLSFYLQVVLCAALWGSAFPVIKLSYEALAVEGFGERMVFAGIRFMIAGLIIVPFCRSSVLGTLKRAPKGNLLWIILGQTFFQYVFFYYALSVSSGTLGALLGGAGSFWWMFLAPIFQKTAMPSKKHWAILLVCACGISIAVYAPGAGSGNVMLGSTAFLLASLSGAMGAIGLKRISINHGSRAITSISLFVGGLMLLLVGAPSGWTGFWADLKPSAFGSLAYLSFLSATAFTVWNRLIEQYSVNVLSAYRFLIPLFGVVESALLVPTESIGPGIVFGGLMIVTSLFVSGRIKDN; encoded by the coding sequence ATGAAACCGCTTCCGCTTAGCTTTTATTTACAGGTCGTCCTATGTGCCGCACTTTGGGGCAGCGCCTTTCCTGTGATCAAGCTGAGCTACGAGGCCTTAGCCGTCGAAGGGTTTGGCGAGCGAATGGTATTTGCCGGTATCCGATTTATGATTGCGGGCCTGATTATCGTCCCGTTTTGCCGTAGTTCCGTTTTAGGCACACTGAAACGAGCTCCCAAGGGCAATCTGCTTTGGATCATCTTGGGACAGACTTTTTTCCAGTATGTATTTTTCTACTACGCATTGAGCGTATCCAGTGGAACACTTGGCGCTTTGCTCGGAGGTGCCGGCAGCTTTTGGTGGATGTTTTTGGCTCCGATTTTCCAAAAAACAGCCATGCCCAGCAAAAAGCATTGGGCGATATTGCTGGTGTGCGCCTGCGGTATCTCGATCGCTGTTTACGCTCCGGGTGCTGGCAGCGGGAACGTGATGCTCGGATCTACCGCTTTTTTGCTGGCGTCATTATCCGGAGCGATGGGAGCGATCGGACTAAAGCGGATTTCCATAAATCACGGCAGCAGGGCGATTACTTCAATTTCTCTGTTTGTTGGCGGCCTGATGCTTTTGCTGGTGGGAGCTCCCAGTGGTTGGACTGGCTTTTGGGCTGATCTTAAACCAAGCGCATTTGGATCTTTGGCGTATTTGAGCTTTTTGTCCGCTACGGCATTCACGGTCTGGAATCGTCTGATCGAACAATATAGCGTCAACGTCTTGTCGGCTTACCGATTTTTGATCCCGCTGTTTGGAGTCGTCGAATCGGCTTTGCTTGTACCAACAGAATCGATCGGTCCGGGCATCGTATTTGGAGGCCTCATGATCGTGACGTCGCTCTTCGTGTCAGGACGTATCAAGGACAACTGA
- a CDS encoding NAD-dependent epimerase/dehydratase family protein, with the protein MKALIIGSARFMAPNLMAELVQHEVEVALADSNPPPEDMQELVTHIPVDKASLGFYREECLEFKPDVAIHLSANSGDEVSSFLDVFQGQVSHTVVTSNTNVYLAHGRLRETEPGSSISVPIDENSPLRTRALNGEGADKLVVEKIMRNAKDPSTVLRLPPIYGPEDYHRRFYPMIVRMLDERPFVLLGHDQAAWRWTHSYVGDVAHALFLAATKPGEGHRVYNVGELKTPTMKERLEHLGLVLGWEGRIKVISANELPPYLQTPGDFNQDLLIDTSAIRKDLGYKEPNDYYDGLADSAEWYRENPPAQMAGKSFDYSAEDSVNAMEIRD; encoded by the coding sequence ATGAAAGCCCTTATTATTGGAAGCGCTCGATTTATGGCCCCCAACCTCATGGCAGAGTTGGTGCAGCATGAGGTCGAGGTAGCTCTAGCCGACTCCAACCCACCTCCCGAGGATATGCAGGAACTCGTGACCCATATCCCTGTAGACAAAGCTTCGCTCGGCTTTTATCGGGAGGAATGCCTCGAGTTCAAACCGGACGTGGCCATTCATTTATCGGCCAATTCTGGCGATGAGGTCTCGTCTTTTCTGGACGTGTTTCAAGGTCAAGTCTCGCACACCGTAGTAACGAGCAATACCAATGTCTACCTGGCTCACGGACGCTTGCGTGAAACCGAACCAGGCTCCTCGATTTCCGTTCCGATCGATGAGAACTCGCCACTACGCACGAGAGCTTTGAATGGAGAGGGAGCGGACAAGCTGGTAGTCGAGAAGATCATGCGAAATGCCAAGGACCCCAGTACGGTCCTCCGTTTGCCCCCGATTTATGGTCCTGAGGATTACCATCGACGCTTTTACCCTATGATCGTTCGGATGCTCGACGAGCGTCCTTTTGTATTGCTCGGGCACGATCAGGCTGCCTGGCGGTGGACTCACTCCTATGTAGGCGACGTAGCTCACGCCCTGTTTTTGGCGGCAACAAAGCCAGGGGAAGGGCACCGCGTCTACAATGTTGGCGAGCTTAAAACGCCTACTATGAAGGAACGCCTCGAGCATCTCGGCCTCGTTTTGGGCTGGGAAGGGCGAATCAAAGTGATTTCCGCCAACGAATTGCCTCCGTATCTGCAGACTCCCGGCGATTTCAATCAAGACTTGCTGATCGATACCTCCGCGATCCGAAAGGATCTCGGGTACAAGGAACCAAACGATTATTACGATGGCCTAGCGGATTCTGCTGAGTGGTATCGCGAAAACCCACCGGCCCAAATGGCGGGCAAATCATTCGACTATTCGGCCGAAGATTCCGTGAACGCCATGGAGATTCGCGATTAG
- a CDS encoding phosphoribosylaminoimidazolecarboxamide formyltransferase: MISLRYGTNPHQKEAFLEFPEPSPIKIVNGAPGYINMLDALTSWQLVRELKEATGKASAASYKHVSPAGAAIAKPIDDAFKESQFLKTTDFSPVASAYVRARGGDRLCSFGDVLAVSDVVDVSLAQFLKTEVSDLIIAPGYEPEALEILKSKKKGGFCMLEVDYDFMPTGIEKREIFGVTVAQERNSRLFTKEDFKNVVSKNKDISEGALDTLLVAAISLKYTQSNSISIAYDGQIVGMGAGQQSRIHCTRLACDKADKWFLQRHPKVRGLDFKEGLKKVEKTNLIDQYLLWDSLSGHEEANMLENFNTRPEPISKEERSEWISQYKDICLGSDAFIPFRDNIDRASRSNVQHVVETGGSLRSDLIIDAVNEYGMTLTATGIRSFLH; encoded by the coding sequence ATGATCTCACTCCGCTACGGCACAAACCCTCACCAAAAAGAAGCTTTCCTCGAGTTTCCAGAGCCATCACCGATCAAGATCGTAAACGGAGCGCCTGGCTATATCAATATGCTGGACGCCCTGACCTCCTGGCAGCTCGTTCGCGAACTAAAGGAAGCGACCGGCAAAGCATCCGCCGCCTCCTACAAGCACGTCAGCCCGGCCGGCGCAGCTATCGCCAAGCCGATCGACGACGCCTTCAAGGAATCCCAGTTTCTGAAGACGACCGATTTCTCCCCTGTCGCCTCCGCCTACGTGCGGGCTAGAGGAGGGGACCGCCTCTGCTCCTTCGGCGATGTACTCGCTGTCAGTGATGTGGTCGACGTGAGCCTCGCTCAATTTCTGAAGACTGAAGTGAGCGACTTGATCATTGCCCCGGGCTACGAGCCAGAGGCCTTGGAGATTCTCAAGAGCAAGAAAAAGGGCGGTTTCTGCATGCTGGAAGTCGACTACGATTTCATGCCGACCGGAATCGAGAAGCGTGAAATCTTCGGGGTAACCGTCGCACAGGAGCGCAATAGCCGGCTCTTCACCAAGGAAGACTTCAAGAACGTCGTATCCAAAAACAAGGACATCTCCGAGGGAGCTCTCGACACCTTGCTCGTGGCGGCGATCTCGCTGAAGTACACGCAATCCAACTCGATCAGCATTGCCTATGACGGTCAAATCGTGGGCATGGGAGCCGGCCAACAAAGCCGTATCCACTGCACCAGACTCGCATGTGACAAAGCAGACAAGTGGTTCCTGCAGCGTCACCCCAAGGTTCGCGGACTAGACTTCAAGGAAGGCCTCAAGAAGGTCGAAAAAACCAACCTGATCGACCAGTACTTGCTTTGGGACAGTTTGAGCGGCCATGAAGAGGCGAACATGTTGGAGAATTTCAACACCCGCCCTGAACCCATTAGCAAGGAAGAGCGCTCCGAGTGGATTAGCCAATACAAGGACATCTGCCTCGGCTCCGACGCCTTTATTCCATTCCGCGACAATATCGACCGAGCGAGCAGGTCAAACGTCCAGCACGTAGTGGAAACCGGCGGCTCGCTCCGCAGCGATTTGATAATCGATGCCGTGAACGAATACGGAATGACCCTGACCGCCACTGGAATCCGAAGCTTCCTACACTAG
- a CDS encoding CC0125/CC1285 family lipoprotein: protein MKSPTLSLLIFSLFLCSCTNINYTSYSSGQQVGYSHIRIEPDLYAVGYLGKPKSSRGKVFDLAALRASELAQEIGYTHFELKAVENINTKELRLYEYPFSDVDLNRSRFPGIVESPKSIREMELGQPTEVDIPHIVLVVKFSNYEGPPSDLVNDAAKTEQDLKAKYNIR from the coding sequence ATGAAATCACCCACCCTCTCTCTATTAATTTTCTCCCTCTTTCTCTGTTCTTGCACCAACATAAACTATACATCGTATTCTTCAGGCCAACAGGTAGGTTATAGCCATATCAGGATAGAACCGGACCTCTATGCCGTCGGATATTTGGGCAAGCCCAAATCCTCTCGAGGAAAAGTCTTTGATCTCGCAGCATTGCGAGCATCCGAATTAGCGCAAGAAATCGGATATACCCATTTCGAGTTGAAAGCAGTAGAAAACATCAACACGAAAGAATTGAGGCTATATGAATATCCATTTTCTGATGTGGATCTAAACCGCTCTCGGTTTCCAGGTATAGTTGAAAGTCCGAAGAGTATTAGGGAAATGGAATTGGGCCAACCGACTGAGGTCGATATACCACACATAGTGCTCGTAGTTAAGTTTTCTAACTACGAAGGGCCTCCTTCAGATTTAGTGAACGATGCTGCAAAGACCGAACAGGATCTAAAAGCTAAATATAATATAAGATAA
- a CDS encoding 3-keto-disaccharide hydrolase: MKTIPLKLLAASLSFAFGTHVFSDELPPLDWEELGETSPWQYTELHRDVTVVTPGQNGSAPSDAVVLFDGSDLSQWEKTPFGEGVRMDRTEHFLKRYDSAEKLGPAAWKVEDGEIIAGQKQGAIASKQAFGDMQLHIEWYVPVLEGKEGQEYGNSGIFLMGLYELQVLNSYQNETYSNGQAGAFYKQSEPLVNASRAPGQWQSYDIIFTAPRFNEKGTLSTPAKATVLHNGVLIQWDTELQGPTSFIGEPYYVPHPEKLPIVLQDHDNPVRYRNIWVREL, encoded by the coding sequence ATGAAAACGATCCCTCTAAAACTTCTCGCCGCATCCTTGTCTTTCGCCTTCGGAACTCACGTTTTTTCCGATGAACTGCCTCCGCTAGATTGGGAAGAGCTTGGCGAGACGAGCCCTTGGCAGTACACGGAGCTCCACCGAGACGTAACTGTCGTAACCCCCGGCCAGAATGGCAGCGCCCCTTCGGACGCAGTGGTCCTTTTTGACGGAAGCGACCTATCGCAGTGGGAGAAAACGCCCTTCGGCGAAGGCGTTCGCATGGATCGCACAGAGCACTTCCTCAAGCGTTACGACTCGGCGGAAAAGCTGGGACCGGCGGCTTGGAAAGTGGAAGATGGGGAAATCATTGCCGGACAAAAGCAGGGAGCGATCGCCAGCAAACAGGCATTTGGCGACATGCAGTTGCACATCGAGTGGTACGTGCCTGTCCTAGAAGGTAAAGAGGGTCAGGAGTACGGAAACAGTGGGATCTTTCTGATGGGGCTATATGAGCTTCAAGTCCTAAACTCCTATCAGAACGAGACTTACTCAAATGGGCAAGCAGGCGCTTTCTATAAGCAAAGCGAACCGCTCGTGAATGCATCTCGGGCCCCCGGCCAATGGCAGAGCTACGACATCATTTTCACCGCTCCTCGCTTCAACGAGAAAGGCACGCTCTCAACGCCAGCCAAGGCGACTGTGTTGCACAACGGCGTGCTGATTCAGTGGGATACTGAATTGCAGGGGCCAACCTCTTTCATCGGCGAACCCTACTATGTGCCGCACCCAGAAAAATTGCCGATCGTTCTACAGGACCACGACAACCCAGTTCGCTACCGGAATATTTGGGTGCGGGAGCTGTAA
- a CDS encoding VPDSG-CTERM sorting domain-containing protein encodes MNPHPQVSSPSCISTKGTRPLLALFLFGLAISASFSNRAEALTLELYGAVQDNTMVIPEKYLNGAPIFTGEGESYREFYFLELFYYGKMADMEVGDFVRIVLDFYPSKDQLLQVGSGADRKDVYSPFVVQDTGILKNATFYDAAGNELGSDGSVYTSSYVDESLLKFDTLSGPYMYDFNFELDLIELTGIGSAMIPQLDSYLLGGGGVLTTKIFGGRYLDEGAQGWAGAAVSVPDSGSTIALLSLSLLGVVLVRRRVRLA; translated from the coding sequence ATGAATCCACACCCACAAGTATCCTCCCCTTCGTGCATCAGCACTAAAGGCACGCGCCCCCTGCTCGCTCTATTCCTCTTTGGCCTGGCCATTTCAGCTTCTTTCAGCAATCGAGCGGAAGCGCTGACGTTGGAGCTCTATGGAGCGGTTCAAGATAACACTATGGTGATTCCGGAAAAATACTTGAATGGAGCACCCATTTTCACCGGTGAAGGAGAGTCTTACAGAGAATTCTATTTCCTTGAATTATTTTACTACGGCAAAATGGCGGACATGGAAGTCGGCGATTTTGTACGAATCGTATTGGACTTTTACCCCTCGAAAGACCAGCTCTTGCAGGTGGGCTCGGGAGCCGATCGAAAAGATGTGTACAGTCCGTTTGTTGTACAAGACACAGGGATCTTAAAAAATGCTACTTTTTATGACGCCGCAGGAAACGAGTTAGGGTCCGATGGCTCGGTATATACTTCAAGCTACGTCGATGAGTCTCTGCTCAAGTTTGATACCCTTTCTGGTCCGTATATGTACGATTTCAATTTCGAACTAGACCTCATCGAACTCACAGGAATTGGCTCAGCTATGATTCCACAGCTAGATTCTTACCTCCTTGGTGGTGGCGGCGTCTTGACTACGAAAATCTTCGGTGGTCGCTACCTCGACGAAGGAGCTCAAGGATGGGCTGGAGCAGCAGTAAGCGTCCCCGACTCAGGCAGCACGATCGCACTCCTCTCTCTGTCCCTGCTCGGAGTGGTATTAGTCAGACGCCGAGTCCGTCTGGCTTAA
- a CDS encoding GNAT family N-acetyltransferase produces MQIRTDDLSGPEIANFLEEHLEDMRSVSPPESKHALDLDGLRSEKVTFWVALSARELVGCIALKELDPTHGEIKSMRTKDSVRGRGVGRTLLQHIILEARLRKYVRLSLETGRMPFFLPARTLYASVGFIVCDPFSDYKPDPNSVFMTIPIQG; encoded by the coding sequence ATTCAAATACGGACCGATGATCTCAGCGGTCCCGAAATAGCCAATTTTCTAGAGGAGCACCTCGAGGACATGAGATCAGTCTCTCCTCCTGAGAGTAAGCACGCCTTGGATCTAGACGGCTTACGGTCGGAGAAAGTCACCTTTTGGGTGGCTCTCTCAGCGAGAGAACTGGTAGGATGCATCGCCTTGAAGGAACTCGACCCGACACATGGCGAGATTAAATCCATGAGGACCAAGGACTCCGTCCGTGGTCGTGGAGTCGGACGCACCTTACTCCAGCACATTATATTGGAGGCACGTCTTAGAAAGTACGTGCGATTGAGTTTGGAGACGGGTAGGATGCCCTTCTTTTTGCCGGCACGCACTTTATATGCGAGCGTTGGCTTCATAGTCTGCGATCCATTTTCCGACTACAAGCCGGACCCCAATAGCGTTTTTATGACCATACCTATCCAAGGCTAG